One Blastopirellula marina genomic region harbors:
- a CDS encoding MoaD/ThiS family protein — translation MAILFIPAQWRDLTAQQTKVEIDATSLREAITELDRRFPGIHTRLFENDVVRPSIQISVDGSLNARNLRTPLSANSEVHFLPAIGGG, via the coding sequence ATGGCTATCTTGTTTATTCCAGCCCAGTGGCGTGACCTGACCGCTCAGCAAACCAAGGTGGAAATTGACGCAACGTCCCTGCGGGAAGCCATAACTGAGCTTGATCGTCGCTTTCCAGGAATTCATACTCGATTGTTTGAGAACGACGTTGTTCGGCCTTCGATCCAGATTTCGGTCGATGGTTCGCTCAATGCACGAAACCTCCGCACACCGCTGAGTGCCAATAGCGAAGTTCATTTCCTTCCGGCGATTGGCGGTGGCTGA
- a CDS encoding FG-GAP repeat domain-containing protein, whose amino-acid sequence MRSLFSLSLLLALPYAAVASAPENFTVKVLGVDANEGCDIADFDGDGKLDVIAGRNWYRNGDWLPRPVRFFEDANGYVHSNGDFAMDVNGDGKMDVVAGDFFQGRVNWYENPGSPAIQQGFLWKEHNLIDTKLTTNEATVMVDLDGDGVDEWVTNQWNPKNPLLACRFTKNDKGEPQLTSFKIGDRNGHGIGVGDINNDGRIDILVGQGWYEGPEGGPWSSAWTFHEDWSDHLPCPMLVTDVNGDGKNDIIASKAHGFGLWAWIANGTDKDGKLLFEQKMIDDTFSQAHALHLADLDGDGKDDLVTGKRVRAHNGNDPGGKEPPVLNYYTWDAAGNFTRHTINRGEVGIGLQIRTADIDGDGDIDIVVPGKDGTQILFNPLKD is encoded by the coding sequence ATGCGTAGCTTGTTTAGCTTATCCCTCCTGCTTGCCCTGCCTTATGCGGCGGTTGCCTCGGCCCCGGAAAACTTCACCGTGAAGGTCCTGGGGGTCGATGCCAACGAAGGGTGCGACATTGCCGACTTCGACGGAGACGGCAAGCTCGACGTCATCGCTGGCCGCAACTGGTATCGCAACGGCGACTGGTTGCCGCGACCGGTTCGCTTCTTTGAAGACGCCAACGGCTACGTTCACTCCAACGGCGATTTCGCGATGGACGTGAACGGCGACGGCAAGATGGACGTCGTCGCTGGCGACTTCTTTCAAGGTCGCGTCAATTGGTACGAAAACCCAGGCTCGCCTGCCATACAGCAAGGCTTCCTGTGGAAAGAACACAACCTGATCGACACCAAGCTGACCACCAACGAAGCGACCGTGATGGTCGACCTGGATGGGGACGGGGTCGATGAGTGGGTCACCAATCAGTGGAACCCCAAGAACCCTTTGCTTGCTTGCCGCTTCACCAAGAACGACAAGGGGGAACCGCAGCTAACCTCGTTCAAGATTGGCGATCGTAACGGGCACGGCATCGGCGTCGGCGACATCAACAACGATGGCCGCATCGACATTCTCGTCGGCCAAGGCTGGTACGAAGGCCCTGAAGGTGGTCCGTGGTCCAGCGCGTGGACGTTCCACGAAGATTGGAGCGATCACCTCCCCTGCCCGATGCTGGTGACCGATGTGAACGGCGACGGCAAGAACGACATCATCGCCAGCAAGGCGCACGGCTTCGGTCTGTGGGCATGGATTGCCAACGGCACCGATAAGGACGGCAAACTGCTCTTCGAGCAGAAGATGATCGACGACACGTTCAGCCAGGCCCACGCGCTGCATCTGGCCGACCTGGATGGTGACGGCAAAGACGACCTGGTCACCGGCAAACGCGTGCGTGCCCACAACGGCAACGACCCAGGCGGCAAAGAACCACCGGTGCTGAACTACTACACATGGGACGCCGCCGGCAACTTCACCCGCCACACCATCAACCGCGGCGAAGTCGGCATCGGCCTACAGATCCGCACGGCTGACATCGACGGCGACGGCGACATTGATATCGTCGTGCCGGGCAAAGATGGCACGCAGATCTTGTTTAATCCGTTGAAGGATTAA